The following proteins are encoded in a genomic region of Rattus rattus isolate New Zealand chromosome 2, Rrattus_CSIRO_v1, whole genome shotgun sequence:
- the LOC116894175 gene encoding olfactory receptor 2D3: MGRKNQTFVVEFLLLGLSQDAQTQILLFVLFFIIYVLTVLGNLLIIILIFMDSRLHTPMYFFLRNLSFADLCFSNSIVPQVLSHFLAKRKTISFWGCVTQVIVSLQIGCTECALLAVMSYDRYVAVCKPLHYSTIMTQQLCLQLALGSWASGLLVSLVDITVAFHLPYRGQNIVSHYFCELPALLKVASADTYSTEMVIFAMGVVILLAPVSLILISYWNIISTVIQMQAEEGRLKAFSTCGSHLIVVVLFYGSAIFNYMQPNTKTTKKQDKIMSVFYTVVTPMLNPIIYSLRNKDVKSAFRRLAARVAFFHKQ, encoded by the coding sequence ATGGGAAGAAAAAACCAGACTTTTGTAGTTGAGTTTTTGTTGCTTGGCCTTTCACAAGATGCACAGACTCAGATTCtcctgtttgttcttttcttcatcaTTTATGTGCTGACTGTACTTGGAAACCTGCTCATCATTATCCTCATCTTCATGGATTCTCGactccacacccccatgtacttttttcttaGAAATCTTTCTTTTGCAGATCTCTGTTTCTCAAATAGCATTGTTCCTCAAGTATTGTCCCACTTCCTGGcaaaaaggaaaactatttcCTTTTGGGGCTGTGTGACACAGGTAATTGTCTCTCTTCAGATTGGTTGTACAGAGTGTGCACTTCTAGCTGTGATGTCCTATGACAGGTATGTGGCTGTGTGCAAGCCACTGCACTACTCTACCATCATGACCCAACAACTATGCCTGCAGTTGGCCCTAGGGTCCTGGGCCAGTGGGCTCCTAGTATCTTTGGTAGATATTACTGTTGCCTTCCATCTTCCCTATCGAGGGCAGAACATAGTCAGTCATTACTTTTGTGAACTTCCTGCCCTCCTGAAAGTGGCTTCAGCAGATACTTACAGCACAGAAATGGTCATCTTTGCAATGGGCGTGGTAATCCTCCTAGCACCTGTCTCTCTCATCCTCATCTCCTACTGGAATATCATCTCCACTGTGATCCAGATGCAGGCTGAAGAGGGGAGACTCAAGGctttttcaacctgtggatctCACCTCATTGTTGTTGTCCTCTTCTACGGGTCTGCAATATTTAACTATATGCAGCCAAACACCAAAACCACGAAGAAACAGGATAAGATAATGTCTGTGTTCTATACAGTTGTGACTCCAATGTTAAACCCCATAATTTATAgtctgaggaacaaggatgtcAAAAGCGCCTTTAGGAGACTAGCTGCGAGAGTGGCCTTCTTTCACAAGCAGTGA